From Mycobacterium lacus, one genomic window encodes:
- the mnmA gene encoding tRNA 2-thiouridine(34) synthase MnmA: MKVLAAMSGGVDSSVAAARMVDAGHDVVGVHLALSTAPGTLRTGSRGCCSKEDASDARRVADVLGIPFYVWDFAEKFKEDVIDDFVSSYARGETPNPCVRCNQRIKFSALSARAIALGFDTVATGHYARLSDGRLRRAVDRDKDQSYVLAVLTAEQLRHTVFPIGDTPKPQIRAEAARRGLAVADKPDSHDICFIPSGNTQAFLGERIGVRRGTVVDADGAVLAEHDGVHRFTIGQRKGLGIAGPGRDGRPRYVTAIDPGTQTIHVGDVTDLDVHALTGRAPVFTAGCAPPGRIECAVQVRAHGETASAVAELVGDELCVRLVTPLRGVACGQTLVLYRPDPDGDEVLGSAIITGTSRSSSGAKPRA; this comes from the coding sequence GTGAAGGTTCTCGCCGCGATGAGCGGTGGCGTGGACTCGTCGGTCGCGGCGGCCCGCATGGTCGATGCCGGGCACGACGTGGTCGGCGTGCACCTGGCGCTGTCGACGGCGCCCGGCACGCTGCGCACCGGGTCGCGGGGCTGCTGCTCCAAGGAGGACGCCTCGGACGCCCGCCGTGTCGCAGATGTACTCGGAATCCCGTTCTACGTATGGGATTTCGCCGAGAAGTTCAAAGAAGACGTGATCGACGACTTCGTGTCGTCCTATGCCCGCGGGGAAACCCCCAACCCCTGCGTGCGGTGCAATCAGCGGATCAAGTTCTCCGCCCTGTCCGCGAGGGCCATCGCGCTGGGTTTCGACACCGTGGCCACCGGCCACTATGCCCGCCTGTCCGATGGGCGGCTGCGCCGCGCCGTCGACCGGGACAAGGACCAGTCCTACGTGCTGGCCGTGCTGACCGCCGAACAGCTGCGCCACACCGTGTTTCCGATCGGGGACACTCCTAAGCCACAGATCCGTGCGGAGGCCGCCCGCCGCGGCCTCGCGGTCGCCGACAAGCCGGACAGCCACGACATCTGCTTCATTCCGTCCGGGAACACGCAAGCCTTTTTGGGTGAGCGCATCGGGGTTCGCCGCGGCACCGTGGTCGATGCGGACGGTGCCGTGCTCGCCGAACATGATGGGGTGCACCGTTTCACGATCGGTCAGCGCAAAGGTCTGGGCATAGCCGGGCCCGGGCGGGATGGTCGCCCGCGCTACGTGACGGCGATCGACCCCGGCACACAGACCATTCACGTGGGCGACGTGACCGACCTCGACGTGCACGCGCTGACCGGACGGGCGCCCGTGTTCACCGCGGGTTGCGCGCCGCCGGGTCGGATCGAGTGCGCGGTTCAGGTGCGCGCGCATGGCGAAACCGCCAGTGCGGTAGCCGAATTGGTCGGTGACGAGCTTTGCGTGCGGTTGGTCACGCCGCTGCGTGGTGTGGCATGCGGGCAGACGCTGGTGCTGTACCGGCCCGATCCCGATGGTGACGAGGTGCTCGGCAGCGCGATCATCACCGGCACCTCGCGGTCGTCGTCCGGCGCCAAACCCCGGGCCTGA
- a CDS encoding PE family protein → MTLRVVPEGLAAASAAVEALTARLAAAHAGAAPAITAVVPPAADPVSLQTAAGFSALGNEHAAVAAEGVEELGRSGIGVGESAISYAVGDAAAAASYAGAGGSL, encoded by the coding sequence GTGACGTTGCGGGTGGTTCCTGAGGGTTTGGCGGCGGCCAGTGCGGCGGTGGAAGCGCTGACCGCGCGGCTGGCGGCCGCGCACGCCGGTGCGGCGCCGGCGATTACGGCGGTGGTGCCGCCGGCGGCCGATCCGGTGTCGCTGCAGACCGCGGCCGGGTTTAGCGCCCTGGGCAACGAGCACGCCGCGGTGGCCGCCGAAGGGGTCGAAGAGCTGGGCCGTTCCGGGATCGGTGTGGGTGAGTCCGCTATCAGTTATGCCGTCGGTGACGCCGCCGCGGCGGCGTCGTATGCGGGTGCGGGTGGTTCGCTGTGA